In the Candidatus Methylomirabilota bacterium genome, one interval contains:
- a CDS encoding methylmalonyl-CoA mutase family protein, with protein MFDPKAIERIEAARRDWEARELREFLERQPESRADRRTGSGLPVERVYTPADLAGTAYDEIGLPGRYPFTRGPYPTMYRGRLWTMRQIAGFGTGDDTNRRFRYLIEQGQTGLSVDFDMPTLMGYDSDDPRALGEVGREGVAVDTLDDVEALFAGIDLERISVSMTINPTAWILLAMYVALARARGGDLDRLSGTCQTDILKEYIAQKEWIFPIRHSLRLVRDMIVYCAEHMARYNPINISGYHISEAGATSVQEVAFTMANAIAYVEEVTRAGVPVDRFAPRLAFYFVAQADFFEEVAKFRAARRVWAKLMKERFGATRPESMRLRFHCQTAAVTLTKAQPMNNIVRTALQALSAVLGGAQSLHTNGLDEAYAIPSELAMKIALRTQQIIADETRVANVVDPLGGSYYVESLTDRIEAEVFAILARVDALGGTVKAIEAGWFQREIADSAYEHARRRASGELPVVGV; from the coding sequence ATGTTTGATCCGAAGGCGATCGAGCGCATCGAGGCCGCGCGGCGCGACTGGGAGGCGAGGGAGCTCCGCGAGTTCCTCGAGCGCCAGCCCGAGTCGCGCGCCGACCGCCGGACGGGCTCCGGCCTGCCGGTCGAGCGCGTCTACACCCCCGCGGACCTGGCCGGCACGGCCTACGACGAGATCGGCCTGCCCGGGCGCTACCCGTTCACGCGCGGCCCCTATCCGACGATGTACCGGGGCCGGCTCTGGACCATGCGCCAGATCGCGGGCTTCGGCACGGGCGACGACACGAACCGGCGCTTCCGCTACCTGATCGAACAGGGGCAGACGGGCCTGTCGGTCGATTTCGACATGCCGACGCTGATGGGCTACGACTCCGACGACCCGAGGGCGCTCGGCGAGGTGGGGCGCGAGGGCGTCGCCGTGGACACGCTCGACGACGTCGAGGCGCTGTTCGCGGGGATCGACCTCGAGCGCATCTCGGTCTCGATGACGATCAACCCCACCGCGTGGATCCTGCTCGCGATGTACGTCGCGCTCGCCCGGGCGCGCGGCGGCGACCTCGACCGGCTCTCCGGCACCTGCCAGACGGACATCCTCAAGGAGTACATCGCGCAGAAGGAGTGGATCTTCCCGATCCGCCACTCGCTGCGGCTCGTCCGCGACATGATCGTCTACTGCGCCGAGCACATGGCGCGCTACAACCCGATCAACATCAGCGGCTACCACATCTCCGAGGCCGGGGCGACGTCGGTGCAGGAGGTCGCGTTCACGATGGCGAACGCGATCGCGTACGTCGAGGAGGTCACGCGCGCGGGCGTCCCCGTGGACCGCTTCGCACCGCGCCTGGCGTTCTACTTCGTCGCGCAGGCGGACTTCTTCGAGGAGGTCGCGAAGTTCCGGGCGGCGCGCCGCGTGTGGGCGAAGCTCATGAAGGAGCGCTTCGGGGCCACCAGGCCCGAGTCGATGCGCCTGCGGTTCCACTGCCAGACCGCCGCGGTGACGCTGACGAAGGCCCAGCCGATGAACAACATCGTGCGGACCGCGCTCCAGGCGCTGTCCGCGGTCCTCGGCGGTGCCCAGTCGCTCCACACGAACGGCCTCGACGAGGCGTACGCGATCCCCTCCGAGCTCGCGATGAAGATCGCGCTCCGCACCCAGCAGATCATCGCGGACGAGACGCGCGTGGCCAACGTGGTGGATCCGCTGGGCGGGTCGTACTATGTGGAGAGCCTCACCGACCGCATCGAGGCGGAGGTCTTCGCCATCCTCGCGAGGGTGGACGCGCTGGGCGGCACGGTGAAGGCGATCGAGGCGGGCTGGTTCCAGCGGGAGATCGCCGACTCCGCCTACGAGCACGCGCGCCGGCGGGCGTCGGGCGAGCTGCCGGTGGTCGGCGTG
- the meaB gene encoding methylmalonyl Co-A mutase-associated GTPase MeaB, with protein sequence MTTDLDTLARELLAGSTRALARGLTWIETGGERAEALVARVYPRTGRAHVVGLTGAPGSGKSTLARALALAARARGRTVGVLAVDPSSPFSGGAILGDRIRMNDLVLDPGVFIRSMATRGALGGLCRAAADGVDLLDAAGRDLILVETVGVGQDEVDVMRLAHTVVVVSVPGLGDDVQALKAGLLEIADLHVVNKVDREGADRTLAELRSMLTLLPTTESWVPPVLGVSAAREQGIGPLVDGLDGHLAHLKTSGELDRRWRRMVDARVLKIAQELVARSLAQPAAGDADVERVARRELAPHACARLLLARLGERTSHV encoded by the coding sequence ATGACGACCGATCTGGACACGCTGGCCCGCGAGCTCCTCGCCGGCTCGACGCGCGCCCTCGCGCGCGGGCTCACGTGGATCGAGACCGGCGGCGAGCGCGCCGAAGCGCTCGTCGCGCGCGTCTACCCGCGCACCGGCCGGGCGCACGTCGTCGGGCTCACGGGCGCGCCGGGCAGCGGCAAGAGCACGCTCGCCCGGGCCCTGGCCCTGGCGGCCCGCGCTCGGGGGCGCACGGTCGGGGTCCTCGCCGTGGACCCGTCGTCGCCCTTCTCCGGCGGCGCGATCCTCGGCGACCGGATCCGCATGAACGACCTGGTCCTCGACCCCGGCGTCTTCATCCGCTCGATGGCGACGCGCGGCGCGCTCGGCGGCCTCTGCCGGGCCGCGGCCGACGGCGTGGACCTGCTGGACGCGGCCGGACGCGACTTGATCCTCGTCGAGACCGTCGGCGTCGGCCAGGACGAGGTGGACGTGATGCGGCTCGCCCACACGGTCGTGGTGGTGAGCGTCCCGGGCCTCGGCGACGACGTCCAGGCGCTGAAGGCCGGCCTGCTCGAGATCGCCGACCTCCACGTCGTCAACAAAGTCGACCGCGAGGGCGCCGACCGGACACTGGCCGAGCTGCGCTCGATGCTGACGCTGCTCCCGACGACGGAGAGCTGGGTCCCGCCGGTGCTCGGGGTGTCGGCGGCGCGCGAGCAGGGGATCGGGCCGCTCGTGGACGGGCTCGACGGCCATCTGGCGCACCTCAAGACGAGCGGCGAGCTCGACCGGCGCTGGCGGCGCATGGTCGACGCCCGCGTGCTGAAGATCGCGCAGGAGCTGGTCGCGCGGAGCCTCGCCCAGCCGGCCGCCGGCGACGCCGACGTCGAGCGCGTGGCGCGGCGGGAGCTCGCGCCCCACGCGTGCGCGCGGCTGCTGCTCGCCCGGCTGGGAGAAAGGACGTCCCATGTTTGA
- a CDS encoding AMP-binding protein, whose protein sequence is MTTAVDLSVWPPRYDATYRPDPGSEHWFPELECMEPLARDALILGKLRRQVEWAWARSPFYRRKWQAAGVSPATLQSLGDLTTFPVVTKAELRASQAAAPPFGEYLCVEPAEVARIHGTSGTTGRPTVFGVGRDDWARIGEAHARILWATGLRPADRALICSFFSLYLGSWGALAGVERLGATAFPFGAGAAGQTLMAVQWARDLRPTAFYGTPSYALHFAEVARREGIDPRQLGLRTLFFSGEPGAGIPATKRLIEETFGGACVDMGSMAEMTPWMTNGECRHRTGMHLWQDLVYTQVCDPETFRPVPFGAEGTPVYTHLERTSQPMIRLVSGDLARWIDEPCPCGRTYPRLPDGLYGRIDDMFIVRGENIYPSAIEDTLRAIEGFGGEFRVIVSRREAMDELLVRAEYAPAHADPGARATLSATMTERLRARLGVRPVVELVPAGTLERTEFKARRVIDDRDLYRRSVR, encoded by the coding sequence GTGACGACCGCCGTGGACCTCAGCGTGTGGCCCCCCCGGTACGACGCGACCTACCGTCCGGACCCCGGGTCGGAGCATTGGTTCCCCGAGCTCGAGTGCATGGAGCCCCTCGCGCGCGACGCGCTGATCCTCGGAAAGCTCCGGCGGCAGGTCGAGTGGGCGTGGGCGCGGAGCCCGTTCTACCGGAGGAAGTGGCAGGCGGCGGGCGTGTCGCCGGCGACGCTCCAGTCCCTCGGCGACCTGACGACCTTTCCCGTCGTCACCAAGGCCGAGCTGCGCGCCTCGCAGGCCGCCGCGCCGCCGTTCGGCGAGTACCTCTGCGTCGAGCCCGCCGAGGTGGCGCGCATCCACGGCACGAGCGGCACGACGGGACGGCCGACGGTCTTCGGCGTGGGTCGCGACGACTGGGCGCGGATCGGCGAGGCGCACGCGCGCATTCTCTGGGCCACGGGCCTCCGTCCGGCCGACCGCGCGCTCATTTGCTCCTTCTTCAGCCTGTACCTGGGATCCTGGGGCGCGCTCGCCGGCGTCGAGCGCCTCGGAGCCACGGCGTTCCCGTTCGGCGCGGGCGCCGCCGGACAGACGCTGATGGCCGTCCAGTGGGCGCGCGACCTCCGGCCGACGGCGTTCTACGGCACGCCCTCGTACGCGCTCCACTTCGCCGAGGTCGCGCGGCGCGAAGGCATCGACCCACGGCAGCTCGGCCTGCGCACGCTCTTCTTCTCCGGCGAGCCGGGCGCGGGCATCCCGGCGACCAAGCGCCTCATCGAGGAGACCTTCGGCGGCGCCTGCGTGGACATGGGGAGCATGGCCGAGATGACGCCGTGGATGACCAACGGCGAATGCCGCCACCGCACGGGAATGCATCTCTGGCAGGATCTCGTCTACACCCAGGTCTGCGATCCGGAGACGTTCCGGCCGGTCCCGTTCGGCGCCGAGGGGACGCCCGTCTACACCCACCTCGAGCGGACGTCGCAGCCGATGATCCGCCTCGTCTCCGGCGACCTCGCGCGCTGGATCGACGAGCCGTGTCCCTGCGGCCGCACCTACCCGCGGCTGCCCGACGGGCTCTACGGCCGGATCGACGACATGTTCATCGTGCGGGGGGAGAACATCTACCCGAGCGCCATCGAGGACACGCTGCGCGCCATCGAGGGCTTCGGCGGCGAGTTCCGCGTGATCGTCTCGCGGCGCGAGGCGATGGACGAGCTCCTCGTGCGCGCTGAATACGCGCCGGCCCACGCCGACCCCGGCGCGCGGGCGACGCTCTCGGCCACGATGACCGAGCGGCTCCGGGCGCGGCTCGGCGTCCGCCCGGTGGTCGAGCTCGTCCCCGCGGGGACGCTCGAGCGGACCGAGTTCAAGGCGCGGCGGGTGATCGACGATCGCGACCTCTACCGCCGTTCGGTGAGATAG